The Sus scrofa isolate TJ Tabasco breed Duroc unplaced genomic scaffold, Sscrofa11.1 Contig1644, whole genome shotgun sequence genome segment GCGAAATGGCTCTGCCACACCTCAGCCCAGCAACCTTGTGCTGAAGCCTTGGGTATGACACCGCAATTCAAGATAGCAATAGGGCCCTGCAATTGTGCTGCAGCACTGAGGCCTGGAGCGTGAGCTGCTCAGATGTGTTGGCCTCAGGAgaactcccctcctcccctccccttcccttcccttccctcccctcctcccctccccttcccttcccttccctcccctcccctccccaccccacactgaTGAGAGCTtggtctcctcccctccccaatgAAGAGAACCTGGcccacttccctccccctccatgaGAATCCTGCCCACCGCCTGTCTGTCTAGGAGAGCATGTGCTCTAGAGAACCAGCTGGTGCCTCTCTGTCTTTGATCAAAGAAAAAAGCTtccagagttccagttgtgactcagcaggaaccaacccaactagtatccttgaggaggctggttccatccctggcctcgctcagtggtttagggatcccgtgttgcctccaactgtggtgtgggtcacagatgaggctgggatcctgagttgttgcagctgtggcacagaccggcagctgcagctccaattccacccctaacccaggaacttccatgtgcggcaggggtgcagccttcaaaagaacttttaataataataataaaaagaacaaagcttttGTCCAAACCTGACTCAAAGAGTTGGTCCTAATAGCacatagaagcttttaagtggtGGTGAAGGGGAGTCAAATCTATCTTTCCCTTTGCTAGCTGTTTAGATGGTTTGGAAAAGGGGTCCAATGAAATCAGGAAAGCAGCTGCAGTGTGCAGCTCATAAATTCCCTCTCAAAGTATGAACCAGTTTCTTTTTGGACATtgtattaaaaaggaagaaggaggggagctgaagggagggaggagacagaaaataaaacattaatgaggGGACAGGAAAGGGTAGGAATGTGAAAGGGATAAGAAAGAATATTAGTGGTCAAGAGTCGACCTTCATGGGGTGcaatcaaaaagtgaaaaaaaaattaaaaaaataagaaagcctGCACTATGGTTCATTCCAGGTATGGGCTAGAAGCGAACGTTTTCCCACCAGTTTTTCCAGAAATCAGCAGAGACTCTATTAAAGAGAAACACAGTGAAACCCAATAGTGCTATGGAATCCACTCTGTTCCAGTCAAATGGAACTTCTAAAAAAGCAGGACAATTAAAATTCAATAGAGGAATACCTCCAAAAAGAGATCTTTGTAATATATATGCTATATTAAACATCAAGCAAATTAtgtgaaatatacataaatatatatacacattattccAATGCACAAGATAAATAATCATAAAACAATCACATGCCTCTGTTTACTGAAGAGCTTTGGATTAGTGTTATGATTCCAGGTGCAACTAttaattggtttttaaatttagcaAGTTGATagtttttttacatgtttttttaaacaaactgaaaacacCCCTGGAAATTAAGTCTCACTGTCAATTCTCTGAAGTGGTTCTGATTATGGAGGGAGACTTTGGGGGGAAGGCTTTCCCCAGGGTCATTAATCATTCTCTTTAAAGTGACCCAACAAGAAGTCGAGGAAACAGCATCTGTTGCCAATAGTACTGTGAAACGGCAGGTTTCAGCTGGTGAGAGGCAGACTGGGAGCAACAAAGACAAGACTTCGACCAAACTTTGAGGTGTGTGGGTCAGAGATTCACTGAAATTAGTAATTTACAAAGCAATTCTTAAGGCATCACTCTtaactttattttggaaaagcGCACCCAAATTATcacaggaaagggagaaaaataaagcaaaactcgAGCCCTGGGCAATACTGTTGAGatgttttttcttctataattaatattaaaggtttgtgaaaaaagagaatttaatcaAATATCGATATTTTGAATACTTGTAATATAATTGCAAGATACTGTCCTCAGAAATGAGAGGAAAGTACAGTTTTATAGATGATGATAAGATAATGAAGTGCAACCATACAAGACTATGAGAGAGTATATTCCCAATTATGggtaagaaaatttcaaaagaaagtgAGGTGTTATCATGTTCACATGCTCAGAAATGGGAGGAAGGTATTCTCTGAGATGGGTCCTGATTCACGGAGAAAGAAGACTTTCTCATGGACATTAGAGAATGGACAATGGAGGCATAGTTGCTAGGCTTGTGTTTAAATGCCCAGTTTCTTCCAGATGAGAACCAAGGAACATAATTCACAGTTGTCAAAACTGCTACAATTTGAGCCCAGTGgagaatagtatttttttttttttcagttcaggaGGAAAAACAGAAGGGAATGAGCATGTAAAACAGGGGAATGTGTTTGAGTGTGAATTTGAATTCTTCTTCTTATTACCATTATTCTTGCTATCATTAGTTTTCCTATACAAGAAAGAGAAGGCACTGATATAATGAGACTGATCCCATATCTAACACACACGTCTGAGGAAACACAGCCCTGTAGTTTCCCATAAGCTGGAAAAGCCAGGcccaatgttgctgtgaagggTAGAGGAGAGCCCAGAGTTCAGTAGGGACTCGAAGCCATGAACTTGAACTTGATGGATCTTTGGGCTGTGTCTCGGGTGGACACAATTCCTGATGCTTCCCTAAGACACTGTGCAATTCTACCCTCAGCCCAGAACTAAAGGAATCATTAACATCCACAGCTTGGTGTGAAGAGTCACTTCTGAGCTCCTTTAAGCAAAACTATGTCCCAAAGTCCTTTCCACACGTACGTTGCAGTGACCTCCCTAGAGTGTTTACACTTCCATCAAATGGAGAAGCATCCCTTAATAAATATGAAAGAGTGGTGAGATTAAGAGCagagttgtttctttctttccgtcccccccccccacacttatttatttatttacattaacaGAAGAATGTTTAAAATAGCAAGGCAAAGCAATTCCTGGGGAATCCTCAAACACAGTTTGAAGATGAAATTTCCCTTTCATTCCTTGCAGATCAAACACGTCTTGATGTATCTCCAGGAGTTTCTTTTACTGCTTTCACTTCCTTTGTCTCTGACTCCTTTTCTGCATTTGATGACTATTCTAAGCTGAAAGAATTGATTTGATTGCACAGTAGAAATAGTGTTTAATATTATAGATGAGAGTCAAGTGAAAGCTTTCTTATTTTGCACATGGGATAACAGAAGCCCCAGGAAGCTAAAGGATTTATCCAGAGATAGAGCAACCATATCTCAGAATCAGACTtgtttaattttagttttctatcTACTACACCTCACCACTTTTTGACTATAAGGGCTTCAAACTAAATAGGGGATAAAAAATTCATGTACACAGAGCTCagagtttccaaaggagacaaatcTGCAAGGTCGCCCAGATGAAAaactctaaatggaaaagaacatttaaaaattctatgagaataagataattttttccaaaatataaatgttaCCATATCCTCCAACTCAAAAGGTATCTCAAATTTAGGTTGGGTGCCTTAGACAGATTAGAAAGAAGTAAATtattagaaacaaaggaaagaccCTTAATGAAATATGAGGGAGGTAAACTCAGGGTTAGGTGTGTGCCTCAGAAGGTTTACTTTATTTCTCTAGACTGTTTCCTCATCAGATGTAAATGACTAGACTATCATTCTGAAGTAAGATGATCAGAATATCGACTTTGACTTTTTAGGTGTACAAGCCAACCAGCTGGAAGTAcccaatttttccatttttaactaTTCTGCTGATTCATTTGTTTTGAGTTATACATAAATGTTGGTGGTCTTTGTTATATGTTTCTTTTAGGTAATTTAATGGTCTCTTGGGAATTTGGCCTTCTAGAGTAACTCCATGGAGGAGATAAGCAATGTAACTGAATTTGTTTTCTGGGGTCTTTCTCAGAACCTCAAGGTTGAGAAAGTGTGTTTagtggtgttttctttcttctactctgTCATTCTTctgggaaacctgctcatcatgcTCACAGTTTATGTGGGCAACCTTTCCAAGTCCccaatgtatttctttctcagcTACCTGTCTTTTGTGGACATCTGTTACTCTTCAGCCATAGCTCCTAGGATGATGGTTGACTTATTGGCCAAGACCAAAACAATCTCCTATGTGGGGTGCATGTTGCAGCTCTTTGTGGCACACTTCTTGGGTTGCACTGAGATCTTCATCCTCACTGTAATGGCCTATGATCGTTACGTGGCTATCTGTAAACCCCTACACTATATGACCATCATGGACCGGGAGAGATGCAATAAAATGTTGCTGGGGACCTGGCTAGGTGGGTTCTTGCACTCCATCGTCCAAGTGGCTCTAGTAGTCCAGCTGCCCTTCTGTGGGCCCAATGAGATCGATCACTACTTCTGTGATATTCACCCTCTGCTGAAACTTGCCTGCACAGACACATATGTCGTTGGTGTTGTTGTGATAGCCAACAGTGGTATCATCACTCTGGTGAGCTTTGTTATCTTGCTCTTCTCCTACATCCTCATCCTGGTGTTCCTGAGAAAGCAGTCAGCAGAAGGCAGGCGCAAAGCtctctccacctgtggctcccacattgctgtggtcatCATCTTTTTTGGTCCCTGTACATTCATGTATATGCGTCCTGAAACTACCTTTTCAGAGGATAAGATGGTGGCTGTGTTTTATACCATCATCACCCCTATGTTAAACCCCCTGATTTATACACTGAGAAATGCACAAGTAAAAAATGCAATGAAGAAACTGTGGGGCAGGTGGGTTTTCTGGGGAGCAAAAGGTAAATAGTTGGAAGTAACAATACAAGGTGGATGATCTTCGATGGTCTCATCTGCACAGGGAAGACAATAATAACCTCacggggatttttttttgggggggggaggagcAACTAAGAGAATTAAATGTTCTATACAAGtaaggtatttttaaatcactattatttcatttgtttgagaAGTCCATAAGCATGATGTTCTAAAATATCTAAGACAAAGAAATCTTATTAAACTCAGAAGCTCAGCATGATCATACTCAGCACCAAGATTTTCTCCTTCCCATTTCCCCCGTTTGTCAATGTCTTTAAAGAATTGAGAGTCCTCTGTGAAGCAAGGCTGTTTTCTAGTATTTAAAACTGTGCTTGTTACATATTGCACACTCAAAGGtatatgctgaatgaatgaaaggttGCATGGAAACTGACAGATCTGAGATGTTCTGACACAAATCCTCTAAAACGGTGAAAACTAAGTTTCCTGAggttgggatgggggagggggtatGTGCAGAATGCCAGCgagataaagaacagacttggaaaacaaaaggTCTGTCCTTGTCCTCTGGTTTGGagaaaaagcttttttctttctctagctcACTTTCTTCATGCAAACAAtaagtaaattgaaaaaaattacctcTACGATCCCCAGTTTAACTGTAACATCCCATCTATGTGCTTCTGCTAATTGACTCTCATCCTTACTTGTACTCTGTAGCCAGAGATCCTGTCCCTATTAATGTAAGGTGACTCACAGGAAACCCTCAAGaaactgaatgaaaacaaaatatttgtaacaaaTATATGATTGTGCCTCAATCAAGAGGGTCAACACGACTTTCTGAAATGCATGGTTGGGAAACCATATTCCCTCCACTGTTTGAACCAAGCAGCTTTACTGAAAACCGTGAGCCATTTATCATTGCTTCCTTGACCAGCATGACCTGATTTTCAGCTGTTGATTCCAGAGACATTTGTTCTGGACAAATAAACATATCTTTCTTATGTGAACTGACACTTCCTGGAGCTATATTCCTCCTTCACTTCACCCAACCTGAGATCACATCACAGATTATCTCTCTGCCCTTGTTTCATTGTCTTTTCCACAAATCTTATTATTTAAATTGCTGTCCATACCTGGGTCTGTGTTTATGGTcatggagtgtgtgtgttttgcacTCACACATTATATTGAGGACTGTATGTAGTGCCTTAAAAATGATCTCTAATGATGAAGCATTCACAgaattaagaaagacaaaaaggaagaagataccTAGATTCTAAGTCATAATTAAGAGATCCTTGCCCTGGGCCACACAAACCCATGCTTATTGTCCCTCCTTGGACATACATTCACTGCCTCTCCATGAACCTCCATTTGCTCAATTTTAAGGTGGTCCATAGGTTGGTGCTTCTCATACTTGTCTGATCATTGAAATCATCTTGAGAGGTTTCTGAATAGATGAAAGCATCTATTCCAAGAATTTCTGATCCAGTAGGCTAGTGTTAGAGGGGCTCcacaaatctgcattttaaaaagcacctCTGATAATTTTTATCCAGGCAAGGGTACATCCAAGACCTTAGACTTGGAAACACTGGAGCTAGTTGATGTTCTTAGAGCACAAGGGGTCTATGGATCAATAAGACCCCAAGAGACTTACTTTCAGATATAGAGTCCCATCTTTCTGCTATAACACAAAGAGAcctaaaattgaagtatatttagaAAACTCTGGGATGAATCAGTTGCTATCCATTTGATGTGTTCTCACAATGCTCTTCCTTTTATGTCTCTGCATGAAAGCCTTGACTACCAAGGGACAGTAGGGACGTTGATGGTCTGAAGTCGCTTGGAAGGTAAAAGCTGACAGATTCAGTACTctcaaagacaaacaaacagaacataCGAAATGGTTTTCAAGTTTCTACCATTGAGTTCATGAATCTGTTCACAAAAGTTCCTCGGAATCAATTCCAATCAAAGTAGCTCCGAATGTCTGCCTGGTTCTTTGGAAAGCAATGACCAAGAACTCAACTCTCCCCAGTTTCAGTGGGGGTGAATCTTGTCAACAACatcattttgttttatagatgTATGATCATCCCAACATTGGCTGCCAGTGGTAGAGCTTTTTAATCTCACTGTTAGAAGTAGTAGGTAGATGTGACTTTGATTAGACTTCCCTGATGAAAATAAATGGTAATACTTCTCATTTTCTAAATGAGTAAACTAGTTCATTTCATAGTagaagacaataaaaacacatCTTCTAACTAGTGGTTATATTCCTGTCCCCTGGAAGagcataaaatattcaaaacactTTTCCTGCACTGCTCAATGGACTATGTAAAGATAGCTTTCATGTGCCTCCACAGGATAGTATCCCTTCCCTCTTTTGAACATatccaagagatggaaacatctATCACCTGTCGGAGCCTCCAGAATTTTCacgacttttttaaaaatagtaactgaTTGGGAATGCCTCATTTGGACAGTATTCTGACATCCAGTTCTTACCTGgtgtcctgttttgttttgtgttttggggtGTAATGTAACTTCATCTCTTAATACACATCTTTGAAATAGTTCTTATTCCACACTCTGAGTATAAAAAATCCACAAGGTGTGTGCACCACAGAGTAGAGAGAGGCAACACTGTACATCCTCTTATGCACTCAATGAGAGTCAGTGATACAGACCCACATCACCTGTACagatatataatttcaatttccACAGACCAACCTACCACTTCCAttgaattttcaagaaaaatggaaCAACATGAAGTGTATCTGAGCCTACTCTACAGTTTGGAATTAAGCCCAGTCAAGCCTGACCTCAGTAGCTGAACCCAAATTGACCCAAAGACACATGAGCAAGACGTTTCCATGCCTATTGTTTAAGCTGTGAGTTTAGGAATGGCAGTTACACAGCATTATTGAGCTGATTTATCCAAGAATAGACGTAGGAGTGGGAGGCATAGTCTCAAATTGGTAAAACCTCTAGTATACTTAGTGTAAGGTGCTTTGTAAGGAGCAGTATAAAAGGCCAAACAGGAGCGAATGGGCATGAGGGacaggaataataaaaaataaaaactaataacaaataataaacaaagcAATAGgacacatattaaaataataattgataaaataataataaataataaaatgaataaatataataataatataataaataataaaaaaacaaattctaaataCCTAAGTAGGCAGCCAGCCTCCCTCAGCTATGGTGCCGCTACGCTCTCATGTTTTAAGTCTCCTAAATTTCAGGCAGTACACATGTCAGGGTCTTGTTGGAAGAGAAACTATATTGCTGAAATCTTCATCAATCCCTAGCTAATTTCTGCGTGTGTACACCTCACCTTACAATGTGAATTCCTGTTGAACAAGGCACAATAATTCTTTAAAGATACACAATTTCTTAGTGGTGACTGGTGGGGCACCAGATGATGAGAGGTCTGGGTCTCTCATATTTGAAAACTTGGTGAACCCACCCTCCAGGACTCAGAGGACCCTGGGTGACATCAGAAGTCTCTTTCAATTCATAAACTGGAAGATTCTTGTCTCAGTGTACCAAGACCTTAATGTACCAAAATTGATCTTAGCTTATGCCCCAGTTTAGTTTATACCTGCTTCTTagtctttctcccttctctgaggACCTGTGTGAGTGGAAATGAGACAAATTTTCAGAGCTTGaataatggaagaaaacataaaaatatactattagcatgaggaagagagagggttAACCAAATGCATCCCAGGAGCATTCATCCCATCAGCCATGTGCTTCCTGAAGCTCATGGTCTTTCACAGAGTGGGAGCTGTTCACTTTGCATATTTACAAAGAGTATCACTTGGCACATCGTGAAGACTGTTAACACGAGGGGATAAGCCCACTTGGTGGCCTGGCCATCAGGCTGCCCAGCCACACTATGCCAGTGTCTGTTTCTCAATGTCTTTGGCCTTTATTTCTAATATGAATCCagcagaacttccacatgaagcAGACCTCTCTGtcactagtgtgtgtgtgtgggggggggcctCCGGCCTCCTGCATGATGACCGGGGCAGGGGGAGTGACTTTTCAAGTTGTGGCTGAACTCTTTTGTCAGGGATTGTTGAAGTAAGCAGAGCACTGACCACTTCAGGCTATCTTCCAGAAGTGGCCTATGGTCTACCTCCCTCGACCCAGCTCTGTCTCCCATCTGTGCAACCAATCCTCTCCATCATCTTTGGGTGGAGACAACGAGCTACTCCTTCTGGCCTCCTGAGAGACCCTGAAACCTTGGACTGTCATTCCTATAGAATGGTGGCTCTTTACCGGGGTGATTTTATGCCCAGCGGGCACATGGCAAATGTCTAGAGAAACTTGATGTCATGACTGAGAGGGTGCAGGATCCAGGAGGTCAAGTCCAGGAATTCTGTTCCAGTCCTACAATGCACAAACTCCTCCTATACTCCTACACCACCCCCACACCAGCTtccccccccaaaacacacacaacaaaaacTCCTCTGGCCCCAGAGACTGAGAAACCCTATCTAGAACCAGTTGTCCTCTGCATGACTTACGGGGgaagaacaagaaggaaagacagaaattagGGGCAAGCAGGTTCTGGCTCAATTTCAGAAGACATTTCTAACACTAAAACTTCAAAACCATGTCCTGGGCAACCTCAGGATGTGGTGAGATCCCTGTCAATGGAGGCGTTCAAGGTGCAGCTATGTCAGGAAGGGACTATGGTGGGAAGAATCCTGGAGTGGGAATTAGGAGACTCAGCTCTGCCATAACTTGAGGGCCCTGGCAAGTCTCCATAATTTTTCCTCACAAACTAAAGACattgatccaaaaaaaaaaaaagagctggtaaATAACATAACAAAATTACATGTCTAAGATTGAAAAAATAGTTCATTATCCAATTTAAAACTTCTAATTACCACTGATAAGGCACTAAGAATTAATTAATGTCTGTAAATATGGTATGAGTAGTATatttatattgcattttttagAAGCGCAATGTGTTACTGAAAGAATTAAAGTATAAAACACTTGTGAAATGTttcacattgattttttaaaatattgcagtgGAAGCCTTAAAAATATGGAGGTGTTTAGGACAGCTCTGTGAGAGGGGTCTCAGTTAAGATGGCCACACCTGCTAAATCTTGCAGTCTTCGTAATTTGCCCTGACAAAAGTGCTTTGATGCCCACTATCTCAGTGATTGTTAAGGACAGAATGCTCCAGAATGTTAGTCATAAGTTCCAGAGTGTCAGATCTACTCCCCCGGTACAGTCTCAAAAATGTAAAGTGacaaaagagttcccattgtgtctcagcaggttaagaacctgactagtatccatgaggattcgggtttgatccctggactcgctcagtggggtaaggatccagcgttgctgcaagcagTGGAGTAGGTCGAAgttacatctccaatttgatccctagcctgggaacttccatatgccacatgtgcggccctaaaaagattaaaaaaaaagaaaggaagaaagcaaaaaacaagaaaagtgaaGTGGCAGAGGGGCCCTCTCTCTTCAAGGCTTGCAACTTTTGCTGGCAGCACAGAACCTCCCTGTGCCCGCTGCGTGTGTTCGCGTTAATGGTTCTGCGGACAGAACAGATCCGGCAAAGGGCACACACCCCAGAGGCTACGCTTCCCTTTGGGGAGGTTGTCTCGGCACCACACTTTCCTCATGGCATTCTGCATGTCTGTGTTTCTCAGTGTGTAGATGAGAGGGTTGAACATGGGGGCGATCACGGTGTAAAACAGGGCAAAAATCTTGTCATTACCGACAGAATCAGCCCTGGGGACATAGGTGAAGATGAGGGGCAAGAAGAACAAGAACACGACGGTGACGTGGAAGCcacaggtggagagggctttgcGGCGGCCCTCGGAGGAGCGGGTCCGTAGAGTGGACAGGATGATGACGTAAGAAATGACCAAGGCCACAAAGGTCAAAATGGACAGCCCCCCTGTGGTGGTAATGATTGCGATCACCCACAGGCTAGTGTCGGCGCAGGCCAGCTTCAGCAAGGGGAACACATCACAGAAATAGTGGTCTATCTGATTGGGGCCACAGAAGGGAAGTCCGAGAACAATCAGCACCTGCAGGATTGAATGGATAAATGCTCCGAGAGCAGAAGCCACTATGAGGACATCGCACACCTGGCTGTTCATGATGACCATGTAGTGAAGAGGTCGGCAGATGGCTgcgtagcggtcataggccatggccaCCAAGATGAAGATCTCAGTGGCCCCAAAGAAGTGGGCAAAAAACATCTGGGCCATGCAGCTGTTGTAGGAGATGATCTTCTGCTGGGCCAATAAGTCGGTGATGAGTTTGGGGCCACGGTGGAGGTAAAGCAGACGTCCACAAAGGACAAGTAgctgaggaaaaagtacatgggctGTTCACTGAGGCGGCTTCCCCGGATGGTGAGGAGAATGAGCAGATTTCCTGAGAGGATTGCAATGTAGCAAAGTGAGAACAGCACCAAGCAGGCAACCTTCACCTTCTCATCACTAAAAAGACCCAGGAGGATGAATTCTGTGATGTTTTCATGTCCCATGGCTTCTGAGCATTTAATCGTTTCGAAGAGGAAGTTAGTATGCTTGAAACATGCTACTTTTtgaaattatctattttaaaagtcattcagTTAGTCAACTAATATACGTCAGTTGCCTATTATATTACAAATCACTATCTTGATGCAAGGGTACAGCAAGATACAAAATAGTGTCACTACTCACAAGTTACATCTATTAGAGCAGACATATGGTGACAGTCACAGCACCAATA includes the following:
- the LOC110258241 gene encoding olfactory receptor 4S2-like, with product MEEISNVTEFVFWGLSQNLKVEKVCLVVFSFFYSVILLGNLLIMLTVYVGNLSKSPMYFFLSYLSFVDICYSSAIAPRMMVDLLAKTKTISYVGCMLQLFVAHFLGCTEIFILTVMAYDRYVAICKPLHYMTIMDRERCNKMLLGTWLGGFLHSIVQVALVVQLPFCGPNEIDHYFCDIHPLLKLACTDTYVVGVVVIANSGIITLVSFVILLFSYILILVFLRKQSAEGRRKALSTCGSHIAVVIIFFGPCTFMYMRPETTFSEDKMVAVFYTIITPMLNPLIYTLRNAQVKNAMKKLWGRWVFWGAKGK
- the LOC110258243 gene encoding LOW QUALITY PROTEIN: olfactory receptor 4P4-like (The sequence of the model RefSeq protein was modified relative to this genomic sequence to represent the inferred CDS: inserted 1 base in 1 codon), whose amino-acid sequence is MGHENITEFILLGLFSDEKVKVACLVLFSLCYIAILSGNLLILLTIRGSRLSEQPMYFFLSYLSFVDVCFTSTVXPKLITDLLAQQKIISYNSCMAQMFFAHFFGATEIFILVAMAYDRYAAICRPLHYMVIMNSQVCDVLIVASALGAFIHSILQVLIVLGLPFCGPNQIDHYFCDVFPLLKLACADTSLWVIAIITTTGGLSILTFVALVISYVIILSTLRTRSSEGRRKALSTCGFHVTVVFLFFLPLIFTYVPRADSVGNDKIFALFYTVIAPMFNPLIYTLRNTDMQNAMRKVWCRDNLPKGKRSLWGVCPLPDLFCPQNH